The following proteins come from a genomic window of Vallitaleaceae bacterium 9-2:
- a CDS encoding DNA cytosine methyltransferase translates to MRFELGELFCGPGGIAHGATTARIENEEFQIVHKWANDYDQDTCNTYAYNICPEHPESVICEDVRKLRINDLEPIDGFAFGFPCNDFSLVGEQKGFDGEFGPLYTYGVKVLKKFKPKWFLAENVGGIRSANEGGAFKKILNDLENVGYKLYPHLYKFEQYGIPQARHRVIIIGIRKDLPYEFKVPSPAPYADIDNTSKTALEVPPIAKDALNNERTRQSAVVTERLKHIKPGQNAFNADIPENLQLKVKGAKISQIYKRLDPHKPAYTVTGSGGGGTHIYHYDEPRALTNRERARLQTFPDHYNFQGGKESVRKQIGMAVPAAGAKIIFEAVLRTFAGIEYESVECNVEI, encoded by the coding sequence ATGCGATTTGAACTAGGAGAACTGTTTTGCGGACCAGGCGGTATCGCTCATGGTGCTACAACTGCAAGAATTGAAAATGAGGAGTTTCAAATAGTCCATAAGTGGGCGAACGATTATGACCAAGATACGTGCAACACATATGCTTATAATATATGTCCTGAACATCCTGAGTCAGTAATATGTGAGGATGTAAGGAAATTAAGGATAAATGATTTAGAACCAATTGATGGTTTTGCTTTTGGCTTCCCATGCAATGACTTTAGTTTAGTGGGTGAGCAAAAGGGATTTGATGGTGAATTTGGACCACTTTACACCTATGGTGTTAAAGTACTTAAGAAATTTAAGCCTAAGTGGTTCTTAGCTGAAAATGTGGGTGGTATACGAAGTGCTAATGAAGGTGGAGCATTTAAGAAGATATTGAATGACCTAGAGAACGTTGGATATAAATTATATCCACATCTCTATAAGTTTGAGCAATATGGAATTCCACAAGCTAGACATAGGGTAATAATAATAGGGATTAGAAAAGATTTACCTTATGAGTTTAAGGTGCCATCACCTGCACCTTATGCAGATATAGATAACACAAGTAAAACAGCACTAGAGGTACCACCTATTGCGAAAGATGCTCTAAATAATGAGAGGACACGACAATCTGCAGTTGTAACTGAAAGACTTAAACATATTAAACCAGGACAAAATGCTTTTAATGCTGATATTCCGGAAAATCTTCAGTTAAAAGTTAAAGGTGCTAAAATCAGTCAAATTTATAAACGTTTAGACCCTCATAAGCCTGCTTATACAGTTACTGGTAGCGGTGGAGGTGGTACTCATATATATCATTATGATGAACCACGAGCATTAACAAATAGGGAAAGAGCAAGGTTGCAGACTTTTCCAGACCATTATAACTTTCAGGGTGGGAAAGAGAGTGTAAGAAAACAGATTGGTATGGCTGTACCAGCAGCTGGTGCTAAGATTATTTTTGAAGCTGTTCTTAGAACATTCGCAGGTATTGAATATGAAAGTGTAGAGTGCAATGTAGAAATATAG
- a CDS encoding restriction endonuclease FokI C-terminal domain-containing protein, which produces MINYWWVTRPKRKLNSVPEVLTTFAELSLDAEWQGQRGTHLSLEDALEQAGLKRIGERRDQTGGGARTYKAWIMSLGLIFAQESTGQIKLTLAGEAIMSGASPVQVLKHQVLKYQFPSSFSMGRGVLVSSRFKIRPFRFLLRLLNDERISCYITEEEIAKIVITEAEKETDSCFNHVVNRIIEFRNTGDSCLKDDFFTKYGPGRGKVNPAYPYRHLTDTANTLVNWLEYTQLAKRNDNRQLVILDDKKAEVEEILAETPPFINRPEQHEYFQRKFGVDPEHTKDTRNLTATRTVTHKIIAEQKIKQAFISESLKQPIARIDSQVIDKIIDMTGIDANLVEETLLKYYPHGAIGSFMTEYFEMAFRGRDNAIEFETATVELFQSAFGFRAEHVGPIGLTPDVLVLSDQDRYVGIIDNKAYSKYSITNDHRNRMIYNYIESYRQSEYPLEFFSYISGGFSNNINNQIQSIAAETGINGSAMSVSNMIKLVENYERNRYDHSKIKQVFSVNRQVLLADI; this is translated from the coding sequence ATGATTAATTATTGGTGGGTAACTAGACCTAAAAGAAAATTAAACTCAGTACCTGAGGTACTTACAACATTTGCAGAATTATCACTTGATGCAGAGTGGCAAGGGCAAAGGGGAACACATTTATCCTTAGAAGATGCATTAGAACAAGCAGGATTGAAAAGAATTGGAGAAAGGCGAGACCAAACTGGGGGCGGTGCTAGAACTTATAAAGCATGGATAATGAGTCTAGGCTTGATATTTGCACAAGAATCCACGGGTCAAATAAAGCTTACCTTAGCAGGTGAAGCCATAATGTCAGGTGCATCACCAGTACAAGTATTAAAACATCAAGTTCTTAAATATCAGTTCCCCTCGTCATTTTCAATGGGTCGAGGGGTTCTGGTCTCTTCACGATTTAAAATCAGACCTTTTAGGTTTTTACTAAGACTTTTAAATGATGAGAGAATCAGTTGTTATATAACTGAGGAAGAGATTGCGAAAATTGTTATTACGGAAGCTGAAAAAGAAACCGATTCGTGCTTTAATCATGTAGTGAATAGAATAATTGAGTTTCGTAATACTGGTGATTCTTGTTTAAAGGATGATTTCTTTACGAAGTATGGACCAGGACGTGGAAAAGTTAATCCTGCTTATCCGTATCGTCATCTGACTGATACAGCTAATACCTTAGTAAATTGGCTTGAATATACCCAGTTAGCTAAAAGAAATGATAATCGACAGCTAGTTATATTAGATGACAAGAAAGCAGAAGTAGAAGAAATATTAGCAGAAACTCCACCTTTCATCAATAGACCTGAACAGCATGAATATTTTCAAAGAAAATTCGGGGTTGACCCAGAACATACTAAGGATACACGTAATCTTACAGCTACCAGAACGGTAACTCATAAAATAATTGCAGAGCAAAAGATTAAGCAAGCTTTCATCTCAGAATCGTTAAAGCAGCCTATTGCTAGGATTGATTCACAAGTTATAGATAAGATTATAGATATGACTGGCATTGATGCAAATCTTGTTGAGGAAACGCTTTTAAAATACTATCCTCATGGAGCCATTGGGTCATTTATGACTGAGTACTTTGAAATGGCATTTAGAGGTAGAGATAATGCCATAGAGTTTGAGACTGCTACTGTAGAACTGTTTCAGTCAGCGTTTGGATTTAGAGCAGAGCATGTAGGTCCAATTGGACTAACTCCTGATGTGCTTGTCCTATCTGATCAGGATAGATATGTTGGCATTATAGACAATAAAGCATACAGTAAGTATTCAATTACGAATGACCATAGAAATCGTATGATATATAATTATATTGAATCATACCGTCAAAGCGAGTATCCTCTTGAGTTCTTTAGTTATATATCAGGCGGATTCAGTAATAATATTAATAATCAAATTCAAAGTATAGCTGCAGAAACGGGTATTAATGGTTCTGCAATGTCAGTATCAAATATGATAAAATTAGTTGAGAATTATGAACGTAATAGATATGACCACAGTAAAATAAAGCAAGTATTTTCGGTCAATAGACAAGTATTGTTAGCAGATATATAA
- a CDS encoding helix-turn-helix transcriptional regulator, which produces MTISEQIKVLCVRCDISVAELARRVGKSPQNMSSKLKRGSFTIEDLDDIAEAVGVTFERHFVLNNGDKV; this is translated from the coding sequence ATGACAATCTCAGAGCAAATAAAAGTACTATGTGTACGTTGTGATATAAGTGTAGCTGAATTAGCTAGAAGAGTGGGTAAATCCCCTCAAAATATGAGCTCTAAGCTGAAACGAGGCAGTTTTACAATTGAAGACTTAGATGATATTGCAGAGGCAGTAGGGGTTACTTTTGAAAGACACTTTGTACTTAATAATGGCGACAAAGTATAA